One window of the Perca flavescens isolate YP-PL-M2 chromosome 5, PFLA_1.0, whole genome shotgun sequence genome contains the following:
- the LOC114555264 gene encoding ras-related protein Rab-14 — MTAAPYNYSYIFKYIIIGDMGVGKSCLLHQFTEKKFMADCPHTIGVEFGTRIMEVNGQKVKLQIWDTAGQERFRAVTRSYYRGAAGALMVYDITRRSTYNHLSSWLTDARNLTNPNTVIILIGNKGDLEAQRDVTYEEAKQFAEENGLLFLEASAKTGENVEEAFLEAAKRIYQNIQDGSLDLNAAESGVQHKPSAPQGGRLNADSQPAKEGCSC; from the exons gtgATATGGGAGTAGGAAAGTCCTGTCTGCTGCACCAGTTCACGGAGAAAAAAT TCATGGCTGACTGTCCTCACACCATCGGGGTGGAGTTTGGGACGAGGATCATGGAGGTTAACGGTCAGAAAGTGAAGCTGCAGATCTGGGACACAGCCGGTCAGGAGCGCTTCAGGGCTGTCACCAGGTCCTATTACAGAGGGGCTGCCGGGGCCCTCATGGTGTACGACATCACcag GAGAAGTACTTATAATCACTTGAGCAGCTGGTTAACAGATGCCAGGAACCTGACCAACCCAAACACA gtgATCATTCTGATTGGAAACAAGGGCGACCTGGAGGCTCAGAGAGACGTGACGTACGAGGAGGCCAAACAGTTTGCGGAGGAGAATG GTTTGCTGTTTCTAGAGGCCAGCGCTAAGAC AGGGGAGAATGTGGAAGAGGCCTTCTTGGAAGCGGCAAAGAGAATTTATCAGAACATCCAAGATGGCAGTCTGGACTTGAACGCTGCCGAGTCAGGAGTCCAGCACAAACCGTCTGCGCCGCAAGGAGGTCGCCTCAACGCCGACAGCCAACCGGCCAAAGAAGGCTGCAGCTGCTAA